Proteins from one Stenotrophomonas aracearum genomic window:
- a CDS encoding DUF1622 domain-containing protein codes for MSVAGTAASHLDTPPLEAWLVALTEPVVTVIALLALILITLATIIAFVKMILMMARGGNNTLRRAIWLEYGRWLVAGLTLQLAGDIIESAIYTTWDSIGQLAAIAVVRTFLNYFLERDIQEIRERQHHETPDHEPDARHE; via the coding sequence GTGAGCGTTGCAGGCACCGCTGCGTCCCACCTTGACACCCCGCCGCTGGAAGCGTGGCTGGTCGCGCTTACCGAGCCAGTGGTTACCGTGATCGCGCTGCTTGCGCTGATCCTCATCACGCTCGCCACCATCATCGCATTCGTCAAAATGATCCTGATGATGGCGCGTGGCGGCAACAACACGCTGCGACGCGCGATCTGGCTGGAATACGGGCGCTGGCTGGTGGCCGGCCTGACCCTGCAGCTGGCTGGAGACATCATCGAATCGGCGATCTACACCACGTGGGATTCGATCGGTCAGCTGGCCGCCATCGCCGTGGTTCGCACCTTCCTCAACTATTTCCTTGAACGCGACATCCAGGAGATCCGCGAGCGCCAGCACCATGAGACGCCGGATCATGAGCCGGACGCCAGGCACGAGTGA
- a CDS encoding transporter, translating into MNTRVCAGVLRCALPALVIAAAQAGQARAADADELAKKLSNPVAALISVPLQFNHDDGYANGGRRTTLNIQPVAPFSLSTDWNVISRTILPVAYQKDVIPGTDQAGIGDITQSFFFSPKETGPSGVVWGIGPAILVPTGTDDLGADTWGAGPTVVLLKQDAGWTYGALMNHIADVAGTGSRRQDISSTFLQPFLSRAYSGGRTLAFNIESTYDWKASQWTVPLNISYSKVTRLGSQMISYQAGVRAYLDAPDGGPDWGVRFVVTLLYPK; encoded by the coding sequence ATGAACACGCGCGTGTGTGCAGGCGTCCTTCGCTGCGCGCTCCCTGCGCTGGTCATTGCCGCCGCCCAGGCAGGCCAAGCTCGCGCGGCCGATGCCGACGAACTGGCGAAAAAGCTCTCCAACCCGGTAGCCGCACTGATCAGCGTGCCCCTCCAGTTCAACCATGACGACGGCTACGCCAACGGTGGCCGCCGCACCACCCTGAACATCCAGCCGGTGGCACCGTTCTCGCTGTCCACCGACTGGAATGTGATATCGCGGACCATCCTGCCGGTGGCCTATCAGAAGGACGTGATCCCGGGTACCGACCAGGCCGGGATCGGCGACATCACCCAGAGTTTCTTCTTCTCGCCCAAAGAGACCGGTCCGTCGGGGGTGGTCTGGGGCATCGGTCCGGCGATCCTGGTCCCCACCGGCACCGACGACCTCGGCGCGGACACCTGGGGCGCCGGCCCGACTGTTGTGTTGCTGAAGCAGGACGCGGGCTGGACCTATGGCGCGCTGATGAACCACATCGCCGATGTGGCCGGCACCGGCTCGCGCCGCCAGGACATCAGCTCCACCTTCCTGCAGCCGTTCCTGTCGCGGGCGTACAGCGGCGGGCGCACCCTCGCGTTCAACATCGAATCCACCTACGACTGGAAAGCGAGCCAATGGACGGTGCCGCTCAATATCAGCTATTCGAAGGTTACCCGGCTGGGGAGCCAGATGATCAGCTACCAGGCCGGCGTGCGTGCGTATCTCGACGCTCCCGATGGCGGACCGGATTGGGGTGTCCGCTTCGTGGTCACGCTGCTCTATCCGAAGTAA
- a CDS encoding MarC family protein codes for MSLVMAAAAVAAPPPTYVLALADIFLLFFIMIGPIKALGAYATAAHGMEPRQWTATAWKVFGVALVTTLVAGGVGGIMLNKWHIAPAVLQLAGGLVFLLVALQMVLAQYATPAPPGGTAAPPPPAGRLAFPVTIPAYGIAALIVLVALSGSADRYLWIMGLAILVLVLDLVTMLFIRSIMKTVGQLPLQILSAVLGMLQVALALQLITGAIRTIIHT; via the coding sequence ATGTCCCTTGTCATGGCTGCTGCCGCGGTTGCCGCGCCCCCGCCCACGTACGTCCTTGCCTTGGCGGACATCTTCCTGCTGTTCTTCATCATGATCGGTCCGATCAAGGCCCTGGGCGCCTACGCCACGGCCGCCCACGGGATGGAACCCAGGCAATGGACCGCCACGGCCTGGAAAGTGTTCGGCGTTGCCCTGGTCACCACGCTGGTGGCCGGCGGCGTGGGGGGGATCATGCTGAACAAGTGGCACATTGCCCCCGCCGTCCTGCAGCTGGCCGGCGGGCTGGTGTTCCTGCTGGTAGCGCTGCAGATGGTGTTGGCCCAGTACGCCACGCCGGCTCCGCCCGGCGGCACCGCAGCACCGCCACCCCCCGCGGGCAGACTCGCGTTCCCGGTCACGATTCCTGCCTACGGCATTGCGGCGCTCATCGTACTGGTCGCACTGAGTGGGTCTGCCGATCGCTATCTCTGGATCATGGGGCTGGCGATCCTGGTGCTGGTCCTGGACCTGGTCACGATGCTCTTCATCCGCTCGATCATGAAAACGGTGGGGCAGCTGCCGCTGCAGATCCTTTCCGCAGTGCTGGGAATGTTGCAGGTGGCGCTGGCGCTGCAGCTCATTACCGGCGCCATCCGCACCATCATCCATACCTAG
- a CDS encoding YegP family protein yields MAARYVLTHAGSQFHFVLKAGNNEVILQSERYTTRQNALSGIAAVRANAPYDDRYQRKAAANGQPMFNLVAANGEPIGTSETYTSPGAREIGIQSVMTNGPGAPIDDQS; encoded by the coding sequence GTGGCCGCCCGCTATGTCCTCACCCACGCCGGCTCGCAGTTCCATTTCGTACTGAAGGCAGGCAACAACGAAGTCATCCTGCAGAGCGAACGGTACACCACCCGGCAGAATGCACTTTCCGGCATCGCCGCGGTGCGTGCGAATGCCCCCTATGACGACCGCTACCAGCGCAAGGCGGCCGCGAACGGGCAGCCGATGTTCAACCTGGTCGCCGCCAATGGCGAACCCATCGGCACCAGCGAGACCTACACCTCCCCAGGCGCCCGCGAGATCGGCATCCAGTCGGTGATGACCAACGGTCCCGGGGCGCCGATCGACGACCAGAGCTGA
- a CDS encoding DUF3667 domain-containing protein: protein MHSTASHLDACENCATSLQGDFCHHCGQSAHSPVRSFGHAIEEVFESFWHLDGRIFRTLQQLLRPGRLAMDYLAGHRTRYIPPIRLFVIVAVLTFFVARLVVHVDAGTFIDQTPAPPEVATAFKDARTSEEVEKARLAHIKPLETARRTLPEPMRFTMDRAIAKIDKQAAQRNKELAGLPGSTAATTPTATPAASPGTAPAAPKAYTPVDIDFLPGFANRWLTGQAEIIRLNLPRINERPQLLVNAFFASVPSALFVLVPLFALLLKIFYFRSGRLYLEHLVVALYSHAFLCVALLGILLLTLLAGQVPDVPVVGSLIGIAVTLLLVWMPLYLLIMQRRVYGQSWLVTSIKFMALGWLYFTLVTAATAILAIASLARV, encoded by the coding sequence ATGCATTCGACTGCGTCCCACCTTGATGCCTGCGAGAACTGCGCCACCTCCCTGCAAGGGGATTTCTGCCACCACTGCGGTCAATCGGCGCACAGCCCGGTGCGCAGTTTCGGGCACGCGATCGAAGAGGTTTTCGAATCGTTCTGGCACCTGGATGGACGGATTTTCCGTACCCTCCAGCAGCTGTTGCGGCCCGGGCGTCTTGCAATGGACTACCTGGCCGGCCACCGCACCCGCTACATCCCGCCGATCCGGCTGTTCGTGATCGTGGCGGTGCTGACCTTCTTCGTGGCACGGCTGGTGGTCCACGTCGACGCCGGCACCTTCATCGACCAGACGCCTGCCCCACCGGAGGTGGCCACTGCGTTCAAGGACGCACGCACCAGCGAAGAGGTGGAAAAGGCGCGCCTGGCGCACATCAAACCGCTCGAAACCGCACGCAGGACCCTGCCCGAGCCGATGCGCTTCACCATGGACCGGGCCATTGCCAAGATCGACAAGCAGGCCGCCCAGCGCAACAAGGAACTGGCCGGGTTGCCCGGCTCTACGGCTGCCACGACGCCTACCGCGACGCCCGCCGCGTCACCGGGCACTGCCCCGGCTGCGCCCAAGGCGTACACCCCCGTTGATATCGACTTTCTTCCGGGGTTCGCCAACCGCTGGCTCACCGGCCAGGCCGAGATCATCCGCCTCAACCTGCCGCGCATCAATGAGCGGCCGCAGCTGCTGGTGAATGCCTTCTTCGCATCGGTACCGTCGGCATTGTTCGTGCTGGTGCCACTGTTCGCACTGTTGCTGAAGATCTTCTACTTCCGGAGCGGCCGTCTGTACCTGGAGCATCTGGTGGTGGCGCTGTACAGCCACGCCTTCCTGTGCGTGGCCCTGCTGGGCATCCTGCTGTTGACCCTGCTCGCCGGCCAGGTGCCCGACGTTCCAGTCGTTGGCAGCCTGATCGGCATTGCGGTGACCTTGCTCCTGGTCTGGATGCCGCTCTATCTGCTGATCATGCAGCGCCGCGTGTATGGCCAGTCCTGGCTGGTGACATCGATCAAGTTCATGGCGCTGGGGTGGTTGTATTTCACCCTGGTGACGGCAGCGACGGCGATCCTCGCCATCGCAAGCCTGGCTCGCGTGTAG
- a CDS encoding gluconate 2-dehydrogenase subunit 3 family protein: MKDEADQSRPTLTRRRFFQGLTLLPVAAALPGCAPGTPTETGPADAAPAKDYTPEFFNAAEWVFITAACDRLIPSDETGPGAVESGVPEFLDRHMQTPYAAGAIWYMQGPFLEAPSEFGYQGKLALRDIIKVGIDAVDAHCRNAFNGKTFAQLDHAQQETLLKAAEGGKLELDAISSKLFFSNLLGEVKNGYFADPKYGANKGMAAWKMIGYPGMRADYIDWIGVREKAYPLPPVDLAGRRG, encoded by the coding sequence ATGAAAGACGAGGCAGACCAGAGTCGGCCGACGTTGACCCGTCGCCGCTTTTTCCAGGGTCTTACCCTGCTACCTGTTGCCGCCGCCCTCCCCGGTTGCGCTCCCGGCACCCCGACAGAGACCGGCCCGGCTGACGCCGCGCCAGCCAAGGACTACACCCCGGAATTCTTCAACGCGGCCGAATGGGTGTTCATCACGGCGGCCTGCGACCGCTTGATCCCGTCGGACGAGACCGGCCCAGGTGCGGTGGAGTCCGGTGTTCCGGAGTTCCTCGACCGCCACATGCAGACGCCCTACGCCGCCGGTGCCATCTGGTACATGCAGGGCCCCTTCCTGGAGGCCCCCAGCGAATTCGGCTACCAGGGCAAGCTGGCCCTGCGCGACATCATCAAGGTCGGCATCGATGCCGTCGATGCCCACTGCCGCAACGCATTCAACGGCAAGACCTTCGCCCAGCTGGACCATGCGCAGCAGGAAACCCTGCTCAAGGCGGCCGAGGGCGGCAAGCTCGAGCTGGACGCCATTTCCAGCAAGCTGTTCTTCTCCAACCTGCTGGGTGAAGTGAAGAACGGTTACTTCGCCGATCCCAAGTACGGCGCCAACAAGGGCATGGCCGCGTGGAAGATGATCGGCTATCCCGGCATGCGCGCGGACTACATCGACTGGATCGGCGTGCGTGAAAAGGCGTATCCCCTGCCGCCGGTCGACCTGGCCGGGCGGAGGGGCTGA
- a CDS encoding GMC family oxidoreductase, with protein MAITKPKVDAVIVGMGWTGAILAKELTDAGLHVVALERGGDRDTQPDFAYPKVVDELEGSVHRRYLQSLNQETVTVRHSIADTAVPYRQMGSFKPGTGVGGAGSHWSGAHFRPLPEDLVLRSNVEQRYGKAFIPDDMTIQDFPVTYAELEPHLDMFERVCGTSGKAGVIQGAVQPGGNPFEGSRSREYPLGPNPNYLGGELFYKAAKEMGWHPYPIPASNASGPYVNPYGCQLGPCNACGFCSDYGCLNYSKASPNACILPVLRQRPKFELRTHSQVLRVNLDSSKTKATGVTYLDAQGREVEQPADMVLLCAFQLYNVHLMLVSGIGEAYDPVTNTGTIGRNYSYQNLNRVVLFFDKDVQANGFIGIGGAGTTMDDLNGNQLDNAKAGFVGGGLVWARQPGAGPVRGINVPSGTPNWGAAWKKAAADNFRHNFYYEVQGACMSYRQHYLSLDPNYKDSFGRPLLRMTFDWHPNEIKASQFFVDQAMQMSRTLNPLSMSGDAKKNGEHYNITKYQSTHTCGGAIMGADPKTSALNRYLQSWDVPNVFVIGANAFPQNNGYNPTGLVGGLAYWAATAIREKYLPDPGPMVQA; from the coding sequence ATGGCGATCACGAAACCGAAAGTAGATGCTGTCATCGTCGGCATGGGCTGGACCGGGGCGATCCTGGCCAAGGAACTCACCGACGCCGGCCTGCACGTGGTGGCGCTGGAGCGCGGCGGCGACCGCGATACCCAGCCGGACTTCGCCTATCCAAAGGTGGTCGACGAGCTCGAAGGCTCGGTGCACCGCCGTTACCTGCAGAGCCTCAACCAGGAGACCGTGACGGTCCGGCATTCCATCGCCGACACCGCAGTGCCCTACCGGCAGATGGGCTCGTTCAAGCCCGGCACTGGCGTGGGCGGCGCAGGAAGCCACTGGAGCGGCGCGCATTTCCGTCCGCTGCCGGAAGACCTGGTGCTGCGCTCCAACGTGGAACAGCGTTATGGCAAGGCCTTCATCCCCGACGACATGACCATCCAGGATTTCCCGGTCACCTATGCCGAACTTGAACCGCACCTGGACATGTTCGAACGGGTCTGCGGCACCTCCGGCAAGGCCGGCGTGATCCAGGGCGCCGTGCAGCCGGGCGGCAATCCCTTCGAAGGCTCGCGCTCGCGCGAGTATCCGTTGGGGCCCAACCCGAACTACCTGGGCGGCGAGCTCTTCTACAAGGCCGCCAAGGAAATGGGCTGGCACCCCTACCCTATTCCGGCCTCGAATGCGTCCGGTCCCTATGTGAATCCCTACGGCTGCCAGCTCGGCCCGTGCAACGCCTGCGGCTTCTGCAGCGACTACGGCTGCCTGAACTACTCCAAGGCCAGCCCGAATGCCTGCATCCTGCCGGTCCTGCGCCAGCGCCCGAAGTTCGAACTGCGCACGCATTCGCAGGTGCTGCGGGTCAACCTGGACAGCAGCAAGACCAAGGCCACCGGCGTGACCTACCTGGACGCGCAGGGCCGCGAGGTGGAACAGCCGGCCGACATGGTGCTGCTGTGCGCGTTCCAGCTCTACAACGTGCACCTGATGCTGGTCTCCGGCATCGGCGAGGCTTACGACCCGGTCACCAACACCGGCACCATCGGCCGCAATTACTCGTACCAGAACCTCAACCGCGTGGTGCTGTTCTTCGACAAGGACGTGCAGGCCAACGGCTTCATCGGCATCGGCGGCGCCGGCACCACCATGGATGACCTCAACGGCAACCAGCTCGACAACGCCAAGGCCGGCTTCGTCGGCGGTGGCCTGGTCTGGGCGCGCCAGCCTGGCGCCGGCCCGGTGCGTGGCATCAATGTGCCCTCCGGCACACCGAACTGGGGCGCCGCCTGGAAGAAGGCGGCGGCGGACAACTTCCGCCACAACTTCTATTACGAAGTCCAGGGCGCGTGCATGTCCTACCGGCAGCACTACCTGAGCCTGGACCCGAACTACAAGGATTCCTTCGGGCGGCCGCTGCTGCGCATGACCTTCGACTGGCACCCGAACGAGATCAAGGCCTCGCAGTTCTTCGTCGACCAGGCCATGCAGATGAGCCGCACGCTCAACCCGCTGTCGATGAGTGGCGACGCCAAGAAGAACGGCGAGCACTACAACATCACCAAGTACCAGAGCACGCATACCTGCGGTGGCGCGATCATGGGCGCGGACCCGAAGACGTCGGCCCTCAACCGCTACCTGCAGAGCTGGGACGTGCCGAATGTGTTCGTGATCGGCGCCAATGCCTTCCCGCAGAACAACGGCTACAACCCCACCGGGCTGGTTGGCGGGCTGGCGTACTGGGCGGCTACCGCCATCCGCGAGAAGTACCTGCCCGACCCGGGCCCGATGGTCCAGGCCTGA
- a CDS encoding cytochrome c, with the protein MKKLLLWIVVIGLVVLLAALAYAFIPTRTRVLAEGPAADAALIERGRYLADAGDCTACHTRPGGKPFAGGLPVASPLGNIYSTNITPDKETGIGAYSLDDFDRALRHGIAADGRTLYPAMPYPSYARVSDDDVRALHAYFLHGDIAPVHEANRATDITWPLSMRWPLAIWRKTFAPDADAVAFDPNRYSDPQLARGAYLVQGLGHCGSCHTPRGFTLQEKALDESGAAYLSGGQVIDGWNAVNLRGNDADGLGRWSTQDIVDTLRTARNAHSAVVGTPMADVVTHSTQKLTDQDLQAIAVYLKQLPASGHDPSRYTASDATARKLQAGVNDSRGAELFVDNCAACHRTDANGYTNVFPSIAGNPTVLADDPTSVIRLLLDGSSLPSTTQRPSNLGMPGFAERLSDKEIAQLATFIRQDFGNQAGAVTPEQAAKVRRHLQDEAKAAKDAHDPTTARDGEDAG; encoded by the coding sequence ATGAAGAAGCTCCTGCTCTGGATCGTGGTGATCGGCCTGGTGGTTCTGCTTGCCGCGTTGGCCTATGCCTTTATCCCCACCAGGACGCGCGTCCTGGCCGAAGGGCCTGCGGCAGACGCCGCCCTGATAGAGCGTGGCCGCTACCTGGCCGATGCCGGCGACTGCACCGCCTGCCACACCCGGCCGGGCGGCAAGCCGTTCGCCGGCGGCCTGCCGGTGGCCTCGCCGCTGGGCAACATCTACAGCACCAACATCACCCCGGACAAGGAAACCGGCATCGGCGCGTACTCGCTGGACGACTTCGACCGCGCGCTCCGCCACGGTATCGCGGCTGATGGTCGCACGCTGTATCCGGCCATGCCCTATCCCTCCTATGCCCGGGTCAGCGACGACGACGTGCGCGCCCTGCACGCTTACTTCCTGCACGGGGATATCGCGCCGGTGCATGAAGCCAACCGTGCAACAGACATCACCTGGCCGCTGTCGATGCGCTGGCCGCTGGCGATATGGCGCAAGACCTTCGCACCCGACGCCGATGCGGTGGCGTTCGATCCCAACCGCTACAGCGACCCCCAGCTCGCTCGCGGCGCCTATCTGGTCCAGGGCCTGGGCCACTGCGGCAGCTGCCACACCCCGCGCGGCTTCACGCTGCAGGAAAAGGCGCTGGATGAAAGCGGCGCTGCCTACCTCTCCGGCGGCCAGGTCATCGACGGCTGGAACGCGGTGAACCTGCGCGGCAATGACGCCGACGGGCTCGGGCGCTGGTCCACCCAGGACATCGTCGACACCCTGCGCACCGCTCGCAACGCGCACAGTGCCGTGGTGGGCACGCCGATGGCCGACGTGGTCACCCACAGCACCCAGAAGCTCACCGACCAGGACCTGCAGGCGATTGCCGTGTACCTGAAGCAGCTGCCCGCCAGCGGCCATGACCCGTCCCGGTACACCGCGAGCGACGCCACCGCGCGCAAGCTGCAGGCCGGCGTCAACGACAGCCGCGGCGCGGAATTGTTCGTGGACAACTGCGCGGCCTGCCACCGTACCGATGCCAACGGTTACACGAATGTGTTCCCGTCCATCGCCGGCAACCCGACCGTGCTGGCCGACGACCCGACCTCGGTGATCCGCCTCCTTCTGGACGGCAGCTCGCTGCCTTCCACCACCCAGCGCCCGTCCAACCTGGGCATGCCCGGCTTCGCTGAACGCCTGTCGGACAAGGAAATCGCCCAGCTCGCCACCTTCATCCGCCAGGACTTCGGCAACCAGGCCGGCGCAGTGACCCCGGAACAGGCGGCCAAGGTGCGCAGGCACCTGCAGGACGAGGCCAAGGCGGCCAAGGATGCGCACGACCCGACCACGGCCCGGGACGGCGAAGACGCCGGCTGA
- a CDS encoding SDR family oxidoreductase, whose protein sequence is MELLAAIDVDRTLLDVLPVEERQRFHQVVAQVYHPEPKERRAKLKQQAKVRLREESIRKEEAKLDNTGIRTLRRKPVFTTPNYFPPHAAGLHDPHNGENAADAPEEVHASEARHCYVCKQKYTQLHHFYDQMCVSCGDVNFIKRTETADLRGRVALLTGGRVKIGYQAGLKLLRAGAELIVTTRFPRDSAARYAEEPDFAEWGHRLQVYGLDLRHTPSVEAFCSELLATRTRLDFIINNACQTVRRPPQFYAHMMAGETVASQDLPETIRKLVGQYEGLRSSEMLALGAEASALAVKDAALLGADGLTRAAELSQVPLLADELLGQQHLFPEGQLDKDLQQVDLRGRNSWRLQLDEVSSVELLETQLVNAVAPFIINARLKPLMLRSPEHDKHIVNVSAMEGQFYRNFKTTRHPHTNMAKAALNMMTRTSAADYHGDGIHMNSVDTGWVTDEDVAEIAKRKVEEERFHPPLDIVDGAARIVDPIIHGFNTGEHVWGQFLKDYVPTDW, encoded by the coding sequence ATGGAGCTCCTCGCCGCCATCGACGTCGACCGCACCCTGCTGGATGTGCTGCCGGTAGAGGAGCGCCAGCGCTTCCACCAGGTGGTGGCCCAGGTCTACCACCCGGAACCGAAGGAGCGCCGGGCCAAGCTCAAGCAGCAGGCCAAGGTGCGCCTGCGCGAAGAGAGCATCCGCAAGGAAGAAGCCAAGCTGGACAACACTGGCATCCGCACGCTGCGCCGCAAGCCGGTGTTCACGACCCCCAACTACTTCCCGCCGCACGCCGCCGGCCTGCACGACCCGCACAACGGTGAGAACGCGGCGGATGCACCGGAAGAAGTTCACGCGTCCGAAGCGCGCCACTGCTATGTGTGCAAGCAGAAGTACACCCAGCTGCACCACTTCTACGACCAGATGTGCGTCAGCTGTGGCGACGTGAACTTCATCAAGCGCACCGAAACCGCCGACCTGCGCGGCCGTGTTGCGCTGCTGACCGGCGGCCGGGTCAAGATCGGCTACCAGGCCGGCCTGAAGCTGCTGCGTGCCGGTGCCGAGCTGATCGTCACCACCCGTTTCCCGCGCGACTCGGCCGCCCGCTATGCGGAAGAGCCGGACTTCGCCGAATGGGGCCACCGCCTGCAGGTGTACGGCCTCGACCTGCGCCACACGCCCAGCGTGGAAGCGTTCTGCAGCGAACTGCTGGCTACCCGCACGCGCCTGGACTTCATCATCAACAACGCCTGCCAGACCGTGCGCCGCCCGCCGCAGTTCTACGCGCACATGATGGCCGGTGAAACCGTGGCCAGCCAGGACCTGCCGGAAACCATCCGCAAGCTGGTCGGCCAGTACGAAGGCCTGCGCAGCTCGGAAATGCTGGCGCTGGGCGCGGAAGCGTCCGCACTCGCAGTAAAGGACGCCGCCCTGCTGGGTGCCGATGGCCTGACCCGCGCCGCCGAGCTCTCGCAGGTACCGTTGCTGGCCGACGAACTGCTGGGCCAGCAGCATCTGTTCCCGGAAGGGCAGCTGGACAAGGACCTGCAGCAGGTCGACCTGCGCGGTCGCAATTCGTGGCGCCTGCAGCTGGACGAAGTGTCGTCGGTGGAGCTGCTGGAAACCCAGCTGGTCAACGCCGTTGCACCCTTCATCATCAATGCGCGCCTGAAGCCGCTGATGCTGCGCTCGCCCGAGCACGACAAGCACATCGTCAACGTGTCGGCGATGGAGGGGCAGTTCTACCGCAACTTCAAGACCACCCGCCACCCGCACACCAACATGGCCAAGGCCGCGTTGAACATGATGACGCGCACCTCGGCCGCCGATTACCACGGCGACGGCATCCACATGAACAGCGTGGATACCGGCTGGGTGACCGACGAGGACGTGGCGGAGATCGCCAAGCGCAAAGTGGAGGAAGAGCGTTTCCACCCGCCGCTGGATATCGTGGACGGCGCTGCGCGCATCGTCGATCCGATCATCCATGGCTTCAATACCGGCGAGCACGTGTGGGGCCAGTTCCTGAAGGATTACGTGCCTACCGATTGGTAA
- a CDS encoding TonB-dependent receptor domain-containing protein, with the protein MHVSSPTLAHSLAALTAAIALALSSQAHANGEAAADTRDLDTVVVTATGAQQWIRDAPASISVITRQEIERKPVSSIGQLLSTVPGVTGGYALSGAQSKIRLRGLPEQYTLILIDGRRQGNSAGVNYRDDLGPQDLNWLSPDMIERIEVVRGPMSSLYGSDAMGGVINIITRKIGTEWGGSVTYNYSKPDAKSRGNTTQMGGLFSGPLTDNLGLRVGANVTDRESDRGRSQTPGNKAENANALLNWAINGDHMLGFEASHGVQRNSGAGNVNAWGLSKLVHTGYVVTHDGRYGDTSTSKTTLTQNDYEDKGSAVGNHSKETVFDTAFATGFHWGFEHSLNVGGQWKREELQNTDTIGTVPVTWSGTGRISPTNEADSWALFAEDHITLHERFTLTLGLRWDNTENYDGNLSPRIYGVWHPSDAWTVRGGVSQGFRAPNLKQGSAGAATQSGGNGCRSLTVEGWTNRSVSADGTTGCYMTGNPNLEPETSTNYELGVGFDRSGWSASATYFLTDFDDKIEQVPLRDIAGFDSSFVNGFWWTVAQNIQEARTRGVEASVTIPLHERLSWTTNATRMLESKNRTTGANLLVVPKLTANTSLDWQVTDAWSLNLSAQHVGEQLVSSTSPTFAKAYTTWDLVTGFDVNEHLTLRAGVLNAGDVSTIDDGNSYDTGSRTFFVGATARF; encoded by the coding sequence ATGCATGTTTCATCCCCCACGCTTGCCCATTCCCTGGCCGCACTCACTGCCGCCATCGCCCTTGCCCTGTCCTCGCAGGCCCACGCCAACGGCGAAGCCGCTGCCGACACCAGGGACCTCGACACCGTCGTGGTCACCGCCACCGGCGCCCAGCAGTGGATCCGCGACGCGCCCGCCAGCATCAGCGTCATCACCCGCCAGGAGATCGAGCGCAAGCCGGTCAGCAGCATCGGCCAGCTGCTCAGCACCGTGCCCGGCGTGACCGGTGGCTATGCGCTCTCCGGCGCGCAGTCCAAGATCCGCCTGCGCGGCCTGCCCGAGCAGTACACCCTGATCCTCATCGACGGTCGCCGCCAGGGCAATTCGGCCGGCGTCAACTACCGCGACGACCTGGGCCCGCAGGACCTCAACTGGCTGTCGCCGGACATGATCGAGCGCATCGAAGTGGTGCGCGGCCCGATGTCGTCGCTGTATGGCTCCGACGCCATGGGTGGGGTGATCAACATCATCACCCGCAAGATCGGCACCGAATGGGGTGGCTCGGTTACCTACAACTACAGCAAGCCCGATGCGAAGTCGCGCGGCAACACCACCCAGATGGGCGGATTGTTCAGTGGCCCGCTGACTGACAACCTGGGGCTGCGCGTGGGCGCCAACGTCACCGACCGCGAATCCGACCGCGGCCGCAGCCAGACCCCGGGCAACAAGGCGGAGAATGCCAACGCCCTGCTCAACTGGGCGATCAACGGCGACCACATGCTGGGTTTTGAAGCCTCGCACGGCGTGCAGCGCAACAGTGGCGCCGGCAATGTAAACGCATGGGGCCTCTCCAAGCTGGTGCACACCGGTTACGTGGTCACCCACGACGGCCGTTACGGCGACACCAGCACCTCCAAGACCACGCTGACCCAGAACGATTACGAGGACAAGGGCAGCGCGGTGGGCAACCACTCCAAGGAAACCGTGTTCGACACCGCGTTCGCCACCGGCTTCCATTGGGGCTTCGAGCACAGCTTGAACGTGGGCGGCCAGTGGAAGCGCGAAGAGCTGCAGAACACCGACACCATCGGCACCGTACCGGTGACCTGGAGCGGCACCGGTCGGATCAGCCCGACCAATGAGGCCGACTCCTGGGCGTTGTTCGCCGAAGACCACATCACCCTGCACGAGCGCTTCACCCTGACCCTGGGCCTGCGCTGGGACAACACCGAGAACTACGACGGCAACCTGAGTCCGCGCATCTACGGGGTGTGGCACCCGTCCGACGCGTGGACGGTGCGGGGTGGCGTGTCACAGGGCTTCCGCGCCCCCAACCTCAAACAGGGCAGCGCCGGTGCGGCCACCCAGTCCGGCGGCAACGGCTGTCGCAGCCTGACCGTGGAAGGCTGGACCAACCGCTCGGTCAGCGCCGACGGCACCACCGGCTGCTACATGACCGGCAACCCGAACCTGGAACCGGAAACCAGCACCAACTACGAGCTGGGCGTTGGTTTCGACCGAAGCGGCTGGTCGGCCTCGGCCACCTACTTCCTGACCGACTTCGACGACAAGATCGAACAGGTGCCGCTGCGTGACATCGCCGGGTTCGACTCCAGCTTCGTCAACGGCTTCTGGTGGACGGTCGCGCAGAACATCCAGGAGGCGCGCACCCGCGGCGTGGAAGCCAGCGTCACGATTCCGCTGCATGAGCGTTTGAGCTGGACCACCAACGCCACCCGCATGCTGGAGTCGAAGAACCGCACGACCGGTGCCAACCTGCTGGTGGTGCCGAAGCTGACTGCCAATACCTCGCTGGATTGGCAGGTCACCGACGCGTGGTCGTTGAACCTGAGCGCGCAGCATGTGGGTGAGCAGCTGGTCTCCAGCACCAGCCCGACCTTCGCCAAGGCGTACACCACGTGGGACCTGGTGACCGGGTTCGATGTCAACGAGCACCTGACGTTGCGTGCAGGCGTGCTCAATGCCGGTGATGTCTCCACCATCGACGACGGCAACAGCTACGACACAGGCTCGCGCACGTTCTTTGTCGGTGCAACTGCCCGTTTCTGA